TTATAAAAAAAGCCAAATTGCCTTGTTTTAAAGGCTTTTGGCTTTTTCATTGTTTGGAAACCAAACTTTTAAGTTGCTCCCTATCCATTGCAGGTCATTATTTTGTAAAACTAAAAGTTTTCGCTGATATTCTTCAAGCATCAAGAGAATATCTGGCTTACTTTCCATTTCAAACGAACGGTTCCATTTAAACATCTTAAAGAAAATTTCAAAAGTTGGTTTATAATGAGAGGACTCCATTTTTAGTCTTTGCAGGAAAAATCGTTTGATAATTCGATATATCCTTTTGGAATATGGAGTATCCAAGAAAATAATAAGATCTGCTTCTTTAAAAGATGGCATTATCCACTTATGGTGGACCCCTTCAATAATCCATTGATCCGTTTTTACTATATCATTTAGTATCGTATCGCGCCTTTCTGGACTATTACGGATATCTCCATTCGGGGTCCGAGTCCAAAC
Above is a genomic segment from Bacillus carboniphilus containing:
- a CDS encoding AAA family ATPase translates to MNKVHIIGSVGSGKTTLAKKLSKKLDIPYYELDNVVWTRTPNGDIRNSPERRDTILNDIVKTDQWIIEGVHHKWIMPSFKEADLIIFLDTPYSKRIYRIIKRFFLQRLKMESSHYKPTFEIFFKMFKWNRSFEMESKPDILLMLEEYQRKLLVLQNNDLQWIGSNLKVWFPNNEKAKSL